A portion of the Pseudoalteromonas luteoviolacea genome contains these proteins:
- a CDS encoding RHS repeat-associated core domain-containing protein, which yields MISVLQKPKLLCTIAMLCFMQMTAIASKAYAKSGSLFIPIGVGEQFIVIPRPIDANEYKAKIIQDNHGRLLTWSADLGAEKYAIQVLNDNGQWETLLYTTGNSIRLDDRFNDFAQVRVAACYSSSCSLVASGSVVQNIFDTQYADLTTSAPNNASYISPSAPHVDNVGTIKGSAAVSGGGASYSMPIELTAGRAGMQPSVSLNYSSRSGGGLAGKGWSLSAGSAITRCAATYAQEGYSENPQYDNDDRLCLNGQKLILISGRYGQHGAKYRTEMDSFALVTQSGALNSTNSFFSVKYKNGHVSAFGASSNSRDIRSQHKGPYAWLIDYTRDATNKNFIHYNYVEYGNNELLLDKINYTGNSKSHEGIHNIHFEYEHSGDPTTKYLHGISYDNTQRLKRIITKHNTHQTREYTLAYKTSLASGSDLLASVELCYGTTGSNCLPKTTFDWADQATKVKGTFVDINAGKSISAVLPNGDRNGDGARDWPGFYIDAEGNTTRNTHPMTDCEFSGTSGSKVNCNSQTADFNLDGLTDDFDFVPGSSGSKKKLVIYRSNKNGTSTKINTNIEIPQLSSFLHVGDMNGDSLPDLVIYEKTTSYSADSINFYYHSGNFGSPYSSSYKQELFKVNKRLNTATPSESYALGGDFDGNGIPDFYRVSHGTNDKGQGALTSIQLMSANGRLLSSFPKTVNLGDESDYIHRHENAWARFYRFADLNGDGLKDWFGWYKPKTNGSKLYVRYSTGGGSFSAPVYTGTNLHSRTFIFEERFGFGGDRESIRSAIIPKYGDAIKVADIDADGKEELLMPSGIKVRGCHNVSHFEFRGSSVTELCGEEIYTETVPSGNGRIKSVAGSYDRSIYSFVKLELKDGNFVRSSTDFIGSIYQSAMVDAQGDGLPDLVFNYGCERGSSSSNCRFLDRTPTGYAEGKVNISRNYGTGSGTNGSRYRPVDLLNSVTNGEGLKSEWQYRPLSSSVSTGITGLSKLYQSDTATVKGYQNFTSSMYVVNEFKQDNGIRGDFVRRYAYRGALFNNQGRGFTGFRSIIEADITKGLITQSDFRQHFPYSGKLKRKATFALSEYPKNGSALNSVENQAISQSETSWADNSNHKVSGVYNIYANSSYEVTRDLDTKNVLVEKRTTVLSIDAYGNIIKSEQTLDDNTGVVKTITENTYQNNASNWWINKLVTSTVTKEFVSSRSSNDPYYQYRGSEKPLDSTTRITTNYSNFNNARKAEKVVVSASSGEGHQTEYQFNSYGLPTRTTKTARVYNDARWTNQSRSESISYTLNGGSASASGYYVYEMVNAKGHKTRIITDPKTGLKKEVHKQVNSTNYLTKNFGYDNYLRPYSQKIAGSPTLYTAVQRAGNFAPSNAVKQIKTVAAGAPEQVVFIDKLGRTIRTMIMGQDNAWIMTDTTFNAKGYPLFESQPYKSGLTKYGVHYENYDVLGRVDRKVTDQQCSPFASGTMTAQYTYNGFKTNINVSESCYNIHLGEMSRSYNGLNQLIETVDALGGRTRYAYNGQGLPIVIRDANGFNILAKYDAFGNKLRVVDPNQGSTNFVYNGFGEVQRETRGNSKSVHYNVDVLGRIIKRNATGESSYSYTFDTRSYGQLSSSVGNGVTHSYLYDNVGRPISHTVSGDNHSFTTKTFYDANYGRIKGMRYPNNLTLEYIYDDKGYQTETKNKASGYRFQQVTARDVFGAIQSQTLGNGLKTNTYYSRQTGQMVEHYTHKNNTNLLSIQYTAYDGFGNLKGMSVASGSIADRNEYDETYQYDHLHRLKSNQIQGYTTISYAYDAVGNITKKSDYASTYNYTTRLSGHSGGGANAVKQVNKNGRWVGFSYDGRGNMIRGDGLSAATYNAMDKPTRITKHGITADFVYGPDHMRFKQVQSGKTTYYAGKHYEIDVEGNKTTTRAYIGDVAVISTKSGSSPYIRYLHKDRLGSARLITNANGYVISERNFDPFGKPRAASGALKFTAKLDDIKSAKTNRGFTDHEHLDALQLIHMNGRVYDYNLGRFMSVDPIIQSPGNSQSVNPYSYIMNNPLGGTDPTGYSSACQSKGTRAKSEPTPGCANAMSYEVGDKDKFFVDGGNLIVDVGGKGENFIKVDTMKRSGANGVVQNIDLIKGTVTFDIGSQESNNHSLPNSPMRNGHKVRQRDGTVFTPSKENGVLSVDADGVPKFDKNHDDYHEYYLNNSCSKAIPGCTLERVRQGLVRYPAPGANGKSATQDEQIGYALGVGLVRHEISKNGTVINVTLPPNESGIFRHILAPGIVRRWVSEDRNNVYIHTYGVGTGPFATLNEGLKNVVWYPVDTGAFDWATGPNR from the coding sequence TTGATTAGCGTACTACAAAAACCCAAGTTACTCTGCACAATTGCAATGCTTTGCTTTATGCAAATGACAGCAATTGCTTCAAAAGCGTATGCCAAATCTGGCAGCTTATTTATTCCTATTGGCGTAGGTGAACAATTTATTGTTATCCCACGCCCTATTGATGCCAATGAATACAAAGCAAAAATTATCCAAGATAATCATGGTCGTTTACTTACTTGGTCTGCAGATCTCGGCGCTGAAAAATACGCGATTCAAGTATTAAATGACAATGGCCAATGGGAAACCCTATTATACACAACTGGCAATTCGATAAGGCTTGATGACAGATTTAACGACTTTGCGCAAGTTAGAGTAGCGGCGTGTTATAGTAGTAGTTGCTCTCTCGTTGCGTCTGGCAGTGTCGTTCAAAACATATTTGATACTCAATATGCTGATCTAACCACATCTGCACCAAACAACGCGTCATACATAAGCCCTAGCGCACCACATGTAGATAATGTGGGCACAATTAAAGGCAGTGCTGCGGTGAGCGGCGGCGGGGCATCTTATTCAATGCCGATTGAGTTAACGGCTGGACGTGCAGGCATGCAACCAAGTGTATCGTTAAATTACTCTTCACGCTCTGGTGGCGGATTGGCAGGTAAGGGCTGGTCGCTATCAGCTGGCTCCGCCATTACCCGTTGTGCAGCTACTTATGCACAAGAAGGTTACAGCGAAAATCCACAGTATGACAATGATGATAGGTTATGTTTAAACGGGCAAAAACTGATACTAATTAGTGGTCGGTATGGTCAACACGGTGCAAAATATAGAACTGAAATGGACAGCTTTGCGCTTGTTACACAAAGTGGTGCTCTAAACTCTACCAACAGTTTTTTCAGTGTAAAATATAAAAACGGCCATGTGAGCGCTTTTGGCGCTTCTAGCAATAGTCGTGACATCCGAAGTCAACACAAAGGACCCTACGCTTGGTTAATTGACTATACTCGTGACGCTACCAATAAAAACTTCATTCATTATAATTATGTTGAGTACGGTAACAACGAATTACTCTTAGACAAAATTAACTACACGGGTAACAGCAAGTCTCACGAAGGGATCCATAATATCCACTTTGAATATGAGCATTCTGGTGATCCAACCACTAAATATCTCCACGGTATTTCCTACGACAATACCCAGCGACTTAAGCGCATTATTACAAAGCATAATACACATCAGACACGTGAATACACCCTAGCCTATAAGACTAGTCTGGCCTCAGGTTCGGATCTTCTGGCTTCAGTAGAGCTGTGTTACGGTACAACTGGTAGCAACTGCTTACCCAAAACGACTTTTGATTGGGCAGATCAAGCGACTAAGGTAAAAGGCACGTTTGTCGACATCAATGCAGGAAAGAGTATTTCTGCGGTCTTACCTAATGGCGATAGAAATGGTGATGGCGCACGTGACTGGCCTGGTTTCTATATTGATGCTGAAGGCAATACCACACGCAATACACACCCCATGACAGATTGTGAATTTTCAGGTACCAGCGGCTCTAAGGTAAACTGTAATTCGCAAACCGCAGACTTTAACTTAGATGGACTGACAGATGACTTTGACTTTGTCCCTGGCTCATCTGGTTCAAAGAAAAAGCTTGTGATCTATCGTAGTAACAAAAACGGTACGTCGACCAAAATTAATACCAATATTGAAATCCCCCAACTCTCTTCATTTTTACATGTTGGTGATATGAATGGCGATAGTTTACCTGACCTCGTGATTTACGAGAAAACAACTTCATATAGTGCAGACTCTATCAATTTCTATTACCACAGTGGTAATTTTGGCTCGCCGTATTCATCGTCATATAAACAAGAGTTATTTAAAGTGAATAAGCGCTTGAATACAGCCACACCTTCTGAATCATACGCTCTAGGTGGGGATTTTGATGGCAATGGCATCCCTGATTTCTACCGAGTATCTCACGGTACAAACGACAAAGGTCAAGGCGCATTGACATCCATTCAGCTTATGTCAGCTAATGGTAGACTTTTGAGTTCATTCCCCAAGACTGTTAATTTGGGTGATGAAAGCGATTATATTCATAGACACGAAAATGCATGGGCTCGTTTTTATCGCTTTGCTGACTTAAATGGTGACGGCTTAAAAGATTGGTTCGGCTGGTATAAACCTAAAACCAATGGAAGTAAACTATATGTAAGATATAGTACGGGAGGTGGCTCTTTTTCTGCTCCAGTTTATACGGGGACAAATTTACATAGTCGTACATTTATATTTGAAGAACGCTTTGGTTTCGGCGGTGATAGAGAAAGCATACGAAGCGCCATTATACCAAAGTATGGCGATGCCATTAAAGTAGCTGACATTGATGCAGACGGTAAGGAAGAGCTATTGATGCCGAGCGGTATCAAAGTACGAGGCTGTCACAACGTTAGTCATTTCGAGTTTAGAGGAAGCAGTGTTACTGAGCTATGTGGCGAAGAAATTTATACTGAGACAGTCCCAAGCGGTAACGGAAGAATAAAGTCAGTTGCTGGTAGCTATGACCGCAGTATCTACTCATTTGTAAAACTAGAGTTAAAAGATGGCAACTTCGTTAGATCTAGCACTGATTTTATCGGTTCAATTTACCAGTCTGCAATGGTTGATGCACAAGGAGATGGTTTACCTGATCTGGTGTTCAATTATGGCTGTGAGCGCGGATCGAGTAGCTCTAATTGCCGTTTCTTAGATCGCACCCCAACGGGTTATGCAGAAGGTAAAGTTAACATTAGCCGTAACTATGGTACAGGTTCTGGAACTAATGGCAGTCGTTACCGCCCTGTAGATTTGCTGAACTCAGTGACAAACGGAGAGGGACTAAAAAGTGAATGGCAATACCGTCCACTTTCTTCATCTGTGAGCACAGGGATCACTGGTCTTTCAAAGCTGTATCAAAGTGACACGGCTACTGTTAAAGGCTATCAGAACTTTACTTCTAGCATGTATGTTGTTAATGAGTTCAAGCAGGATAATGGTATTCGTGGTGATTTCGTTCGCAGATATGCTTATCGCGGTGCTTTATTTAATAATCAAGGCAGAGGATTTACTGGCTTTAGATCGATAATTGAAGCGGATATAACCAAAGGCTTAATCACACAGTCTGATTTCCGCCAACACTTTCCCTACTCAGGTAAGTTAAAGAGAAAAGCAACATTTGCACTATCTGAATACCCCAAAAATGGTAGTGCTCTGAACTCAGTTGAAAACCAAGCGATTAGCCAGTCAGAGACATCATGGGCTGATAACTCAAACCATAAAGTCTCAGGCGTTTATAATATTTACGCTAATTCTAGTTACGAAGTAACGCGTGATTTAGACACCAAGAATGTGCTTGTAGAAAAACGCACAACCGTGCTTTCAATTGATGCGTATGGAAACATAATCAAATCAGAGCAGACACTTGATGATAATACAGGTGTGGTCAAAACCATCACAGAAAATACTTATCAAAACAACGCGTCAAATTGGTGGATAAACAAATTAGTTACAAGCACTGTAACCAAAGAGTTTGTTTCTAGCCGAAGCAGTAATGACCCCTATTATCAATACCGTGGCAGTGAAAAGCCGCTAGATAGTACGACTAGAATCACAACAAATTACAGTAACTTCAATAACGCTCGTAAAGCTGAAAAAGTTGTTGTTAGTGCTTCTTCAGGGGAAGGTCATCAGACGGAGTACCAGTTTAATAGTTATGGCTTACCGACTAGAACCACCAAAACAGCGCGAGTATATAATGATGCAAGGTGGACCAACCAAAGCAGATCAGAAAGCATATCATATACCTTAAATGGAGGCTCAGCTTCAGCCAGTGGTTATTATGTTTATGAGATGGTAAATGCAAAAGGACACAAAACACGGATTATTACAGATCCCAAAACAGGCCTCAAAAAAGAAGTACACAAACAAGTAAATTCTACAAACTATTTAACTAAGAACTTTGGGTACGATAATTACTTGCGCCCATACAGCCAAAAAATAGCTGGTTCTCCGACTTTATATACTGCGGTGCAAAGAGCAGGAAATTTTGCGCCTAGCAATGCCGTTAAGCAAATCAAAACTGTTGCTGCAGGCGCGCCTGAACAGGTGGTGTTTATAGATAAGCTTGGCCGAACGATTCGTACTATGATCATGGGGCAAGATAATGCTTGGATTATGACAGACACTACCTTTAATGCAAAAGGATATCCGTTATTTGAATCTCAACCATATAAATCGGGACTAACTAAATACGGTGTACACTACGAAAACTATGATGTGCTAGGCCGTGTTGACCGTAAAGTCACTGACCAGCAATGTAGTCCGTTTGCAAGTGGCACAATGACCGCCCAATACACTTATAATGGCTTTAAAACTAATATTAATGTGTCTGAATCGTGTTATAACATTCACCTAGGTGAAATGAGCCGCAGCTATAACGGCCTAAATCAATTGATCGAAACAGTTGATGCACTTGGAGGTCGCACACGCTATGCCTATAATGGTCAAGGGCTACCAATTGTGATTCGAGATGCCAATGGTTTCAATATTTTAGCCAAATACGATGCTTTTGGTAATAAGCTTCGAGTGGTAGATCCTAACCAAGGCAGCACAAACTTTGTATATAACGGATTTGGAGAGGTACAGCGAGAAACACGCGGTAATTCTAAGTCTGTCCATTATAACGTAGACGTTTTAGGCCGTATCATTAAAAGAAACGCTACAGGTGAGAGCTCCTATAGCTATACGTTTGATACGCGCTCATACGGCCAGTTATCTAGTTCAGTAGGCAATGGGGTTACACATTCCTACCTCTATGACAATGTCGGTCGTCCGATATCGCATACAGTGAGTGGCGATAATCATAGTTTTACAACTAAAACATTCTATGATGCTAATTATGGTCGAATTAAGGGCATGCGTTACCCAAATAACCTGACTTTAGAATATATTTACGACGATAAAGGGTACCAGACTGAAACTAAAAACAAGGCCAGTGGCTATCGTTTCCAGCAAGTGACAGCACGCGATGTTTTTGGTGCAATTCAGTCTCAGACTTTAGGAAATGGTTTAAAAACCAACACCTATTATAGCCGTCAAACCGGTCAAATGGTTGAGCATTATACCCATAAAAACAACACCAACCTGCTGTCTATCCAATACACCGCATACGATGGATTTGGTAACCTTAAAGGTATGTCAGTAGCGTCCGGTAGCATTGCTGATCGTAATGAATATGATGAAACATACCAGTACGATCATTTACATCGTTTAAAGTCAAATCAAATTCAAGGGTATACCACCATCAGCTATGCTTACGACGCCGTAGGTAATATAACGAAAAAGTCAGACTATGCATCTACCTACAATTACACCACACGCCTATCAGGACACAGTGGCGGTGGTGCAAATGCGGTAAAACAGGTAAACAAAAACGGGCGATGGGTAGGCTTTAGCTATGATGGCCGTGGTAATATGATAAGAGGTGATGGCCTAAGCGCAGCAACTTATAACGCAATGGATAAACCAACACGTATTACTAAGCATGGGATCACAGCAGACTTTGTTTACGGCCCCGACCATATGCGCTTTAAGCAAGTTCAATCGGGTAAAACCACCTATTATGCAGGCAAACATTATGAAATTGACGTTGAAGGAAACAAAACCACAACACGCGCCTACATAGGTGACGTTGCGGTTATTTCGACTAAGTCAGGTTCAAGCCCTTATATCCGCTACTTACATAAAGACCGCTTAGGCAGTGCAAGGCTTATTACAAATGCTAATGGTTATGTTATCAGTGAGCGTAACTTCGACCCATTTGGTAAACCGCGTGCAGCATCGGGCGCTTTAAAGTTCACTGCAAAGTTAGATGATATTAAATCTGCTAAAACCAATCGTGGATTTACTGATCATGAGCATTTAGATGCGCTGCAGCTCATTCATATGAATGGCCGAGTATATGACTATAATCTAGGGAGGTTTATGAGTGTAGACCCAATAATTCAGTCTCCTGGCAACTCACAGTCCGTTAACCCTTATTCATATATAATGAATAACCCACTCGGTGGTACCGACCCAACAGGGTATTCATCGGCGTGTCAGTCTAAAGGGACAAGGGCTAAGTCAGAGCCTACGCCAGGTTGTGCAAACGCAATGAGTTATGAGGTTGGTGACAAAGACAAGTTTTTTGTTGATGGCGGCAATTTGATTGTCGATGTAGGTGGTAAAGGTGAAAACTTTATCAAAGTCGATACTATGAAGCGCAGTGGTGCTAATGGTGTTGTTCAAAATATAGATTTGATTAAAGGAACAGTAACCTTTGATATAGGTTCACAGGAAAGTAACAATCACTCTTTACCAAACAGTCCTATGAGAAACGGCCACAAAGTTCGTCAGAGAGATGGGACAGTGTTTACTCCAAGTAAAGAAAATGGAGTGCTTTCAGTAGATGCTGATGGTGTACCTAAATTTGACAAAAACCATGATGATTACCATGAATACTACTTAAATAACTCTTGTAGTAAAGCCATTCCAGGTTGTACTTTAGAACGAGTTCGCCAAGGCTTAGTAAGATACCCCGCGCCAGGGGCCAATGGAAAAAGTGCCACACAAGATGAGCAAATAGGTTACGCTCTGGGAGTTGGATTAGTACGACACGAAATTTCTAAAAATGGGACTGTTATTAACGTTACATTACCACCAAATGAGAGTGGTATATTTCGACATATATTAGCTCCAGGTATAGTGCGACGCTGGGTTTCAGAAGATAGAAATAACGTTTATATTCACACTTATGGGGTAGGAACCGGACCATTCGCGACACTAAATGAAGGTTTAAAAAATGTCGTTTGGTATCCAGTTGACACCGGGGCTTTTGATTGGGCGACAGGTCCAAATAGGTAG
- a CDS encoding glycosyltransferase, translated as MKVSVVVPAHNEEKYIGRCLKSIRAQLIPNDVQVDIIVVLNRCTDKTQEVAEVYGAMVVNNDSKNLSEIRNTGVAHAKTEWVVTIDADSWMSDGVLAEIYRHSKRTNVLGGGIRIKPERLSPGIAVGYSMMLVPSFFLGLSFGMYWFKKSDFDAIGGFDEKRHIAEDVDFMHRLKLHGRKSGRQHTIITSASVITSCRKFDEFGDWHFVRIFANPCQVRSAMLGEDREYLDKNWYDVNR; from the coding sequence ATGAAGGTTAGCGTAGTTGTTCCAGCTCATAACGAAGAAAAATATATTGGTAGATGCCTGAAATCAATCCGAGCTCAATTGATACCGAATGATGTGCAAGTCGACATCATCGTTGTTTTGAACAGATGTACTGACAAAACACAGGAAGTAGCTGAGGTATACGGCGCTATGGTGGTTAACAATGATTCAAAAAATCTATCAGAAATCAGAAACACCGGCGTTGCACACGCAAAAACTGAATGGGTTGTCACCATAGATGCTGATAGTTGGATGTCTGATGGCGTTTTGGCTGAAATATACAGGCATTCAAAACGTACAAACGTGTTGGGTGGGGGAATACGGATTAAACCCGAAAGACTATCTCCTGGTATTGCCGTTGGGTATAGCATGATGCTCGTCCCTTCATTTTTTCTTGGACTATCTTTTGGTATGTACTGGTTCAAAAAGTCTGATTTTGACGCAATCGGCGGATTCGATGAAAAACGCCATATTGCGGAAGACGTCGACTTTATGCACAGGCTCAAGTTGCATGGTCGCAAATCAGGCAGGCAACATACAATAATTACCTCTGCGTCTGTAATCACATCTTGCAGAAAGTTTGACGAATTCGGAGATTGGCATTTTGTTCGTATTTTCGCGAATCCATGTCAGGTTCGAAGCGCCATGCTTGGAGAAGATCGCGAGTATCTGGATAAAAATTGGTACGATGTTAATCGCTAG
- a CDS encoding dermatopontin-like protein has protein sequence MNTKLLFSAAMISAVLTSSYAFSKELQSAGDMEYKLGNKVYKIPSSQSANVDTIIELIDSNNDVSEFGVNTFELESTQVSSSSFNIQSGNLVVFSGYSATDVNAFDATFRFTCPSNMFLQRVSSYHENWAEDRRFSFECAKFKTASGSKVYRGRVSWSGYANEFDYAMNYTCRHGEFLVGVYAEHENWAEDRRFKFACAAMNEGSAYGTQLEPEQCHEDGPSSLDRPWDLGSSRGALVGMKSEHVNWAEDRKTTVTYCLSANSGW, from the coding sequence ATGAATACAAAGTTACTTTTCAGCGCAGCTATGATCTCAGCTGTACTTACTTCTTCTTATGCATTTTCAAAAGAATTACAAAGTGCTGGAGATATGGAATATAAACTAGGTAATAAAGTCTATAAAATTCCTTCAAGCCAATCTGCCAATGTTGATACAATAATCGAGTTAATTGACTCTAACAACGATGTATCTGAATTCGGTGTAAACACATTCGAATTAGAAAGCACGCAAGTATCAAGCTCATCATTCAACATCCAGTCAGGTAATTTGGTTGTGTTTAGTGGTTATAGCGCTACTGATGTCAACGCATTCGATGCAACATTCAGATTTACTTGTCCGAGCAACATGTTTTTACAACGTGTATCCAGCTACCATGAAAATTGGGCTGAGGATCGCCGCTTTAGCTTTGAATGTGCAAAGTTTAAAACAGCGTCTGGCAGCAAAGTATACCGCGGCCGCGTGAGCTGGTCTGGCTATGCAAATGAGTTCGACTATGCGATGAATTATACTTGTCGTCACGGGGAGTTTTTAGTCGGCGTTTATGCTGAGCATGAAAACTGGGCTGAAGACCGCAGATTCAAATTTGCTTGCGCAGCGATGAACGAAGGTTCTGCATACGGTACACAACTGGAGCCAGAACAATGTCACGAAGATGGCCCTTCTTCACTAGATCGCCCATGGGATTTAGGTTCTTCTCGTGGCGCATTAGTTGGCATGAAGAGCGAGCATGTAAACTGGGCTGAAGACAGAAAAACGACTGTTACCTATTGTTTGAGTGCAAACAGCGGTTGGTAA
- a CDS encoding Ig-like domain-containing protein, with amino-acid sequence MNKTTYKVLAVALSAGLLANFVQAAPVLNKTTYEFNSGLKIQEEFDIFGNGHVTDPNYSNNELRIQLNADKSYSQIGFYDQVRTVYGQAVAYNIIDRRWIEFKGKLLYYAAVSDGTNKLETIPFRVINPAGETSEWGVIRVSLDEAFNIDYDYYPSDDNAQTSVNQAVTIHVKANDANVPHYFGVEVYAWAENGRVTVNDDYTITYTPKAGFVGQDSFRYRIKGNNLYDITSAPATVTIDVN; translated from the coding sequence ATGAACAAAACCACTTATAAGGTATTGGCTGTAGCACTAAGCGCAGGCTTGCTAGCTAACTTCGTGCAGGCCGCACCTGTGCTAAATAAAACAACATACGAATTTAATTCGGGCCTGAAAATACAAGAAGAGTTCGATATATTTGGCAATGGTCATGTCACTGATCCGAATTACTCAAACAATGAACTTAGGATCCAATTAAATGCGGATAAGTCTTACAGCCAAATTGGTTTTTACGATCAAGTTCGTACGGTCTATGGCCAAGCTGTTGCATATAATATTATAGATAGACGTTGGATAGAGTTTAAGGGAAAGCTCTTATATTATGCAGCGGTTTCGGATGGAACAAACAAGCTAGAAACAATCCCGTTTCGTGTTATTAACCCAGCAGGTGAAACATCTGAATGGGGCGTGATCCGCGTCAGCCTCGATGAGGCATTTAATATCGATTATGACTACTACCCGAGCGATGATAATGCTCAGACCTCAGTCAATCAGGCTGTGACAATTCATGTTAAAGCCAATGATGCAAACGTGCCACACTATTTTGGTGTCGAGGTATATGCTTGGGCCGAAAATGGTCGTGTGACGGTTAATGACGATTACACTATTACTTACACACCTAAAGCTGGCTTTGTAGGCCAAGATTCGTTTAGGTATCGAATTAAAGGCAATAATTTATACGATATTACCAGTGCACCTGCGACCGTAACCATTGATGTAAACTAA